A stretch of bacterium DNA encodes these proteins:
- a CDS encoding T9SS type A sorting domain-containing protein, with protein sequence MRFLLTGLLAVGVSSLRAGAILQIDLDATLIPEDCHGQLQATMFLHDNPAPWPATGIFGPDGMPLAFHLVFNYDDVLQGGAVDRIDLQAGAVVHSWQPAPFSLVYPPGPAFPFAGLFDPFPSCATALTPASRPQAAALESILPNPCNPDAQISFRLDTPGLARLSLYNLVGQRLQVLAEGYHAAGIHRTEFRGSELPSGLYLVVLEAKGRTEAMRLLLLK encoded by the coding sequence ATGAGATTCCTGTTGACCGGACTGCTGGCCGTCGGGGTGTCGAGCCTGCGCGCCGGGGCCATCCTGCAGATCGACCTGGACGCGACGCTCATTCCCGAGGACTGCCACGGCCAGTTGCAGGCCACCATGTTCCTCCACGACAATCCGGCGCCCTGGCCGGCCACGGGCATCTTCGGGCCGGACGGCATGCCGCTGGCCTTTCATCTGGTGTTCAACTACGACGACGTGTTGCAGGGGGGGGCCGTCGATCGCATCGACCTGCAGGCCGGCGCCGTTGTCCACAGCTGGCAGCCCGCGCCCTTCTCTCTCGTCTATCCGCCTGGACCCGCCTTTCCCTTCGCCGGCCTGTTCGATCCCTTTCCCTCCTGCGCCACGGCCCTGACTCCGGCCAGCCGGCCCCAGGCGGCCGCGTTGGAGTCGATTCTGCCCAATCCCTGCAATCCGGACGCCCAGATCAGCTTCCGTCTGGACACCCCCGGCCTTGCCCGACTGAGTCTGTATAATTTGGTGGGACAGCGCTTGCAGGTGCTGGCCGAGGGATACCACGCCGCCGGCATCCATCGCACGGAGTTCCGCGGCTCCGAGCTGCCCTCCGGGCTTTATCTGGTGGTGCTGGAGGCGAAGGGGCGCACGGAGGCGATGCGCCTCCTCTTGCTCAAGTAG